The Pichia kudriavzevii chromosome 3, complete sequence nucleotide sequence GGCAGCCTCCCAGATTTCTGCTTGCGAGATATAAAGCAAGGTCCAAAGTTCCCGACTCCCGAATACGGTTACGTAAGACGCATCACAGTTAGGCATGCGAAAAATAGAACACTCTATTGTGTTTTAGGCTAGGTTAGTGCTTCTTATAATTTAGTGTGTTTTTGATGCGTCTTTAACGCATTAGCAGTGCATGGATGTGCAGAATAGTATATACTATTGTGTACTATACCTTGGAATAATGCGAAATCTTACACCGTACATCATAACTTACCACAAAATACACTAGAGGCTATGCATTATGCGCATCTCTGGTTGCCTTCATATATCCGAGAGCAAAGTTGCCCATGTACCAAGCACAAACACAGACAAGTACCAGCAACTTGTTCAGTCCACCCAGTCGGGACAATCCGCTCTCTATGGTCCGCCCCAAAACATGCACAGCAATCTCCAACACGGGGGGTTCCCTGTGGATATCATTCACACCCCCATGGTAGCACACCTCCCACTGGAGACACTCCTCCTTGAGTGCCGGAAGCTGTCCGTACTCCTCGCATCGGTTCACAATGTACTCTTGTAGGCATTGTTCCCTCATGAAAGAGTTACGAATCTCCATTTTCCGGTACTCCTCCATTATATCTTGCCGAATCTGGATTAGCACAAGGTACGCGATCCATACGAGAAGGGAGTAATTAATACTCCGTTTGAGCAACTCAAACAATTCCACCTTCCCGAACCGCAtgctgttgatattgatattgtCTCCGGTTGGCCAGGGTTCCTCGTGCTGATTCGAATTGTAAAAATGGTTGTGGATGACAATTTTTCTACCGTCTCCTAAACCCTGTGTCAACGTTTGCAACGAACGCTCCTTCGATGGAGTACCTACATCTTCCTCCCTATTCGCTCGCCCGCTGACAGATTTGCCTACGAGGTATCCATGATTCTCCGGCTGCAAGAGTGCCAATGCACCGGCCATGCGCCTCCCACTTGTCATAGCCGATTCGCTATCAATCTCGTCCTCCAGGTGCATCTCTTCTTCACCGTCTCCAACTGTATCTTCCACTGGATTTACCACCCGGCGTCGTAATAgagatttatcaaaactatCATCGTAATCCCGCATCTCGAtatcgtcatcatcaacatcatcgTCTATATCCATCGGCTCATAATACCTATCTTGAAGTCGTAGTTTTTCCTCAAGCTCATCGACAATTCTATTCATCGTAAACTTCCACAGAGAAGCATCTCCATTGAATCCTGGAGGGGCAGTACAATCCGTCAACTTGGAGGTTCACATGATACGATGttaaataaatataaaatagTTTCGCatcatgaatttcaaatttctttgaCGTTGCAattatcattgaaaaaaaagaaatttcaaaaaggGTAATTAAAATTTTCTGTACTACACTGCAACTTTGGTGCTTAGGTTTTTCTCCCTCCTCCCCATTCTCTCAGCTTTTCTATCACCTCTTTTTGACACTGTTCCCCCGCCTCCCAAGTGAATAAAAATGGCCTCCAAtagaaagaagaaggaaaagaagaaggatttTGTCAAACCAAAATTAAAAGTTGGAAAAGCAGCCCATAACCCTGCCAATCACACTTCAACCGAGTTTAAGGCAAAACGTATAAACATTACATCTTCCACCAAACATCTTATAAACCACGGCGACCCAACCACcgaatatttgaagaagcttTCAATATTGCGTAAGGTAACGGCAAATCTCAATTCACGGAAGGAAATACTTGCAGAATTCTTGGATATTCTAAAGAGAGATCCGTTTCAGGAAACTAATAAATTACCATTGGACGATTTGATCAAAGTCATAAAAGCCCTGCTGTTTGATCAGTCTAAGAAGATCAGACATGACGCTAGAGCCATTCTAGAGGAGTTGATTAGAAACCACAACAACTTAATAATCTTGAATCACGATTCCATAATGCTCTATGTATTTAGTGCTATGACACACTTGAAACCAACAATTAGACAGGATTCCATTTTGGCAATTAACTTGATAATTAATGGGGGTGAAAAGCTCAAGAATCTAActatttcaaatcattggatcagaatttggaaaaatattttggttctaatgaattggaaaaaggaaaacaaatcGTATACCGATTCGAAcgatttcaaagatttcaatGGTATGAGATTCGACCAACTGTCATTCATATCTAGTTTACTAAAAGATGGTTGTTTCCCTCGAGAAGAATATGATGGGGAAGGAAACAGCAAGAAAAATCGAGAAGATACTATTCAGATCCATGATTTGCTAAACACTTATATGATAAAACCAAACATGAGTATGCTATACCGCAATCTAAAGCTATTTGGTAATATATCAGTGTCTTCGAAAAATCCCAAAGCTGATGAATTGGCTGATACCACATTATGTGAGGATGTCGATGATAGAGTCAAATCTTTCTACGAGGGATTCTACAACTCTGTCTCCAAGGGAATTTCCGATTTCACTAAGGTCGATGACAACAAACTAGTGGTTATATCCAATAAAATCTTGAATCAATTGctagaaattgaaaaactctaTAAAGCTATCTCGGACTGATCCGTTAATTCTGTATATTATGTTTCTAAAGGTTTAGAACTAGATTCTTCAGGTGGTGTATCTGAGTCGGAACTTGAGTCAGAACTTGAGTCAGAACTTGCATCGGAATCCGATGACCCTGAAGAAAGATCATCATCCAATACCTTCTCTCTAGTTATGATACTACTGTCTCCCTTGAAGATATACATCGTGGGAAATTCAATAACCAACTTATTGAGTAAAACTTCGCTTAACTTGGCATCCTTATCAACCACTTCAAACACCCCactttccaaatctttaaACAAAATTGTGTATTCATCTCCTCCGCATATCCATGCCCTAGGTACTATCGTTCTCAGAATGCTAGATTCGCCTGACTTATATTTGACGTACCGATCTATAacctttttattttcatcgATTAGCAACCATTCAATGGTCCATGCCCAATTATTCCCCTTCCCGCCACTCTTATTAAGTTTCCCCCTCTCCATTCCCAATGGAACTTTCTTCACTTTGACCCCTCTGGTGGGTACCCATTTTGAATTAATTCCATTATTACTAAAATTCCCATTTCTGCGATTACCTACTGTCTTCAGTATTTTCATTTCgctttttcttctcttccCAAGATCCAAGCTTCGATTCACTTTAAGCAGAAAGTTGTAATCACGCTGCACATCGTTGGAATCCAACTgttttttatcaatgtaTGTATCCCTTGTGCCTAATGAAATATCACTTAAACCCGAACATTTCTTATCAATTTTGTGTTGTTTGAAGCATGGGAGTGAACAGGTGCGTAATTTACATCGTGGACAAACATACTTATGCTCTATTTTCTTGCAGATCTCGCAATGCATATGTAAATTTACTTATGAATCTTTGTGCTGGAAAAATGATGTAGtgaaaaaagttttatacatgaccaaaaaaaattaaaatccATGtataaaatcaacttcattgATGACGCGTATAAACTAAATTCTTCAAGGATATTCACAGAGATATTCATGCCGttatttttccaatatttaAAAGACAACGCAAAATAATCAATGTCACTTTGGGCAGATAAATACAGACCGAAAACACTTAACAAACTTACTTTCCATGGGGAAACTACGAACCAGTTGACAAAGCTGGCAGATTCAGATTCAAACTTCCCCCATTTATTGGTCTATGGACCTTCTGGCTCTGgtaaaaaaacaagaattaTGGCGATGTTGCGCAAGCTCTATGGTACCTCATCGATTGACAACTTGAAAGTCGATGTAAAAACTTTTACAACTACCAGTAACAGGAAATTGGAATTTAATGTCATTTCATCCCCTTGTCATGTAGAAATCACACCAAGTGATATGGGCAACAATGATAGGGTCGTGATTCAAGATCTATTAAAGGAATTAGGTCAAGTTGAAGCACTAGATTTTTCGGGGCTATTTAAAATCACTAAAAAAGATGCTAGGGGTGGTGACAATATCAAGGAAGAATTGACAACAccccaaaaaaaatttaaagtTGTTATCATAAACGAAAGTGAAAAACTAAGTAGAGATGCTCAAGCTGCATTGAGAAGAACCATGGAGAAATTTAGCTCGACTATTAGATTGATTCTAGTTTGTGACTCCACGTCCAATATTATTGATCCGATAAAGTCACGTACTTTGGGTATTAGAATAGGTTTACCAAATAAAGATTCAATCAGAGATGTTTTCGAAGAAATATTAATAAATGAGGTAGATGCTAAGCGGTGTTTTCCAgatgatttggatgatCGTTGTATTGTCTACGATCATATAATTGAAGAGTCAGAATACAACCTAAGGCTCGGTATTATGATGTTAGAAGCGATGTACATGAACAATGATGTTGTGACTATCAATACACCAACAATCAAACCGGATTGGCAACTAGTTATTGAAAGTTTAGCTAAAGGGGTTATTAAAGATAGGTCTGTTGCTAGATTAACGACTTCACGGACAATCCTGTACGAACTACTGTCACATGCTATCCCTGGCAAGTTactacttgaaaaattgatgtttaattttatcaaattagttgatgattttagTGCGCTAAAACGTATAAATCAAGTCAAGTTGGAAATTGTCGAAGCCGCAGCATTGTTTGATGAAAGACTAACACTAGGAAGTAAAGACATATTCCACTTAGAAGGTTTCTTAACTAGAGTAATGGTCATTTTGGAAACTGATGTCAACACTTATTAAACTTCTTTCCTCATGTTTATTAACTATTTCAATGAGTGAAGGGAAAATAAATAGTCTTTACATTTTCTCCTTGACGATTCTATGTACAGTAGATATAAAGAccaatatatatatatatatataagtATCTTATTACTTACGACCATtaaatttagaaaattcTTCTGACCTagatttcaagaaatttgcaaattttcTGGAGGGATTTTCCTTTGCCTTTTCTAGATAATTAACACTTTCAGGTTCTTCAACACGACTGAATCCACTTTTAGCTGGCGTATCTTTATCAATGAACTCCCAGATTCCTGGAAGTTTCTCACAAGTTCTTCTTAATGCGTCCTTCGCTGCATGACGGTGCATGCCGTCAACTTCGAATACAACTTTACCAGTTGGAACTCTGGCTGCCCAGTGATCAAACGGACCTTTACCCTTACCCATACGGGTTGCATTACCCTTTATACAAACTGCAATGTTGGTGCATAACCTCTTCCAATATGTTCCCTGTGCTTTTCTCACAAATCTGATCAACACATTATCAGCAGCCTGAAGCTGAGCAGCAGTTAGCCTTAGGCCTTCACTTTTCAAACGCATACCGTAGGTCCCAAATTCCAATGTAGTACCTTTGATTGAACCACCAGTACGGACAGTGACTCTacccttttgtttcttcctTACTTGTTTGTATCTTGGTGCTAATTCATGACCAAATCTCTTTGCCGATGATTGTGCCACCCTAGCAAAAGCAAAAGGCTGGCTTAGTGGAGAGAATATTCTCGTTAGTGAAGAAAACATTGCTAAAACAGGCTGTTCTTTGATGTCCAATACCTCCTTACCCAAACGTCTTCACCTTGTATAAGCATTCCCTAATCCTCGATTTCAAGTAATTCatagttgaaaaatgttgaaCAGACTTCAATATCTGGTGCACTgatttcaatctttttttgAGCATGAAATTCATTTGCTAACACAAGTTTGTAAGTCACCGTGAATAAACTCTATTACACCTTGACTGAATTCAAAGGCAAGCAAAGATTACCAACAAATGGCTGTGCTAATGCAGTCTTTAAGAGAGGCATTCTATGTCTCGAGACAGCTGAGAGTTTCGACACGTTTGTTTACCACGTCACAATATCTGCTACATGGTTCTCCATCTActaaagttgaagatggtaAGTTAACGGTCTTAGGAACAACATATAAAACCGATGAATGGACAAATGCTACACCGAGGATTCTATCTTTGGTGGGTAGGGATTTACACATGAACCCAAATCATCCAATTGGTATTCTTCGCTCGTTGATTGAAAATCGCTTCCAAGGTTTAGGGTATACAATGTATGGTGATTTGCAACCGAATGTCACAGTGgctgaaaactttgatgTTTTGGGGTTTCCAAAAGACCATGTTGGACGTTCTAAGAGTGATACCTATTATTTGAACAAGGATAATTTATTAAGAACCCACACCTCCGCACACGAGCATGAATGCTTCCTAACATGCCAAACACCAGGTTATTTCATTTGCGGTGACGTTTACAGAAGAGACGAAATTGACAGAACACATTACCCTGTTTTCCATCAAATGGAAGGTGCAAGGGTTTGGAAAAGGGATGACTTTGCGTCCCAAGAAGAACTTCTAgctcaaattcaaaaagatattgacGCAATTCCAAAAACTGATTTAATTGTAGAGGATGTTGGTTACGATCCAGttgaaaatccaaaacaGGACTTCATGTCTGAGATAGAAGTTGATTTGGTGTCTCAACATCTAAAGCGGACCATTGAACTTTTAGTTGATGCCGTCTTTAATGAAGCTAAAAAGGCTGCGAAGTTAGCAGGGTCTACTGAGGAATATCTGAATGAGCCATTGAGGGTCAGATGGGTGGAGGCTTATTTTCCATGGACTGCACCATCGTGGGAAATTGAAGTTTGGTGGAAAGGAGAATGGTTGGAATGTTGCGGTTGTGGTGATGTTAGGAAACTAGTTCTTGATAATTCCAATTTGGACAACTCCATCGCTTGGGCCTTTGGTATTGGTCTTGATAGAATTGCAATGCTATTATTTGGTATTCCTGATATTAGACTTTTCTGGTCACTGGATAAAAGATTTATCTCTCAATTCAAAGAGAACCAAATTTCAATCTTCAAACCATATTCCAAGTACCCGGGATCTCAGAGAGACATTTCCTTTTGGTTACCAAAAACCGAAGATGGAAATCTCGTCAAACTtcatgaaaatgatttgaTGGAAATTGTTCGTGAAAATGCTGGAGATTTGGTTGAAAGTGTCAAATTAACAGATGAATTTGTCCATCCAAAAACCGGAAAACATTCTCAAACCTACCGTATTAATTATCAGTCCATGGACCGTAACATAACTAACGACGAAGTAAATGTAATGAATGATAAAACCAGGGAAGAGCTTGTTGAGAAGTTTGGTGTTCAGTTACGTTGAAGGTCATCGTGCAACTTGAATCCTGTACAtagaaaatttaaaacagactttttttcaaatatagaGCAATACATACTAACTGCTATGATAGAAACATATTGTAGAAGTAATAGGTCACATACCATCCCGACCACaatgtaaacaaaaatggaaaaaacaagGCTTTTTCTCCCCAGAAGAATGTTAGCCTCTCTAAACCCAACGCAGACGTACTTCATTGCATagattttctttagttAAGTGGTAGTTTTCCCGTTTGTAAGTATTGAAATATGTACATCATGCAAGTGCAGAATAACACACTGGTGCTTGATCAACAGGATTATACAACTGAGCTTTTGGTCGTAACATAGAGAGTTCCCGAGAGTTCAGATCATACATGATGGGGTTTCCCTGATAATAATGCTGGTTGTGTCTCTCTTTATTCAGAAAATGATTCTAGAAAAGTCCAATCATTTATTCATTTGTAGGATTAAGAGGTTGAAGACGAGGAGTATAAGAATGAGAAGATCCATTTCTGGGAAGACCCAATGCAACTATACGGCTTTGACTACACGCCATTCTTGAAGGTTGCAATGAGCGAACCATTAGTGGATACCGTTGATAATGGCAGTGTAGTTACGGGTCACTACGAATTGAttgagtttgatttgaatacGGTCaagattgaagatttggCGTTTGAGAGGAAATTCAAGTTGAAGGCAACAAGGGATGATAAGATCCATGCTTTATTAGCGTGGTTTGATTGCTCCTTCCCAAGTGATAAACCGGAAAACGTAGTCACTTTTTCAACAGGCGCCCATGCTCCATACACACATTGGAAACAAACTGTTTTCTACCTTGATCAAGTTTTGGATGTTAAAAAGGGTGAAGAGATCACCGGTTCCTTGGCAAGTAGACCTAACGAGTTCAATAATAGAGAACTGGATATTGAACTTAGATGGAACTTCCCGGCAAGCGGTGAAGAAGATTCCCGTAGACAGAGCGGTAAATACAACTACTTTTTGCGTTAACTTAACTAATCAAACAAATAGATTTCCGGCCTACATATGAAAATACATTATGTATATCCTTTTACTAATTAATCactttttgtttcctttttgaCTTAACATCCTAaagttcttctttgttaTTAGTCTTGCAATTTCAGAGTTGACGGTGCCAAGAAAAATTCCTAAGAGCCAGGAATAGACAGAATTATTTGACTCGAAAATGTTGAGTGTTTTTGGTTGCCAAAATCTCAATACAATAGAAAGTTCAGCAACTCCGGACATAATCATCGTGCGTTATGCTAGTAAAGTTTAATAGGAAATGGTTTTCGagagaataaaaaatttggaaacttttACGGTATCTCTGGGGATCCgcatttttttgtttgcgAAACTGAGATTGGTATTGGGGAAGTGTAGAGAATACATATCGAAGGAATCGAAGAATCGAAGTAAAGttaaaaaaagagagggggagggggggaTGCCGGGTTGGTTTTGGGGATGAAAAAACGATTGTaaatttttaaaattaaaataatGAAGGTGCCAGTTAGAGCTAGAAACCATACTTTTGTGACATGTTCCAAGTGACGTAAAAGAGATGGTTTTTTTGACATACTAttagaatttgaaataaaaagaacGGGGAAGTATTATATACACCTATCATGTTCCAAGTGATAGATACATATAATGGCTGCccaaattcttctttttgtccTTTGCAAATGAAATAGAAAACGAATGAAGCAGACAAAACATAACATAATGTGGCAAAGGAAACCTaataaaaatgttttttaGACTTAGTTAGGTATTGGGAAACCTTTTAGGGTTGCTGGGTTGATTGGTTCATGGACGTAGAGTCTGTAATAATAAGATAAATCATCTGGATCGTCCCAATTACCGGATTCATAATAGTTACAGATGATATAGTCACCATAAACCTCACCACAATATTTGTATCCGCAACCAACTTCTGTTGTTCTTGACCAGACCAATTGTGTGAAATGACCGGTactttcatcaaatttagGATCGTTATAATTGTAGtattcaatttcattaaaCCAAGCTCTAACAGCCCATGCCTTTTCAAAACTATATCCGTACGCCAAATTTTCACCTAGTTGCTCACCTTTATATGTTTTACCAGTATGAGTTAAAATACCATTACATTGATAGTTATTAGCAGAATCTTGAGCAAGAGATGCAATCTCATCGCTCCAAGTCAATGCAGGAGTATCTTGCATTAAAGATCTGAAATAATTATGCGCTTCCAAGTATCTAGATTTGAAACTTGTGTAAGGCTCGGATTCGTACGGAGGAGTTGCAGGTAGcgaggaagaagttggagctgctgatgaagatgtggatgatgaagttgatgaagttgaggATGATGTAGTTATTGGTTTAGCGGTAGTTGTTGCTGGAGTGAGCTTTGATGTTGTCGCCGAAGAAGAGGAGAACGTAGAGGTTGTTTCTCCTTGGGTTAAGGTAGATAATGTGGTTGGCGTCGATGGTGCTGTGGTTTCAACGGAGGTACTTGAGGCAGCAGGATCCTCTGAAGAAGCAGATGAGGTATTTTCCTGGGTGGATTTAGTGGTTATCTGTGAAGAAGTCAAAGTAGAATCTTGTGAAGAGGTGCTGCTTGCCGAAGTGCTCGTTGTAGATGGTTTTTCTTGGGAGGTAACATGTTGAGGGAATGGTATTGCAGAAGTGGAATAAACGGTGGTGGTTTTTGGAGACGCACACTGTTTCTGACTAGCAGCATCAACATATACGGCCTGTAGAGCAATGGCCAAAGACGATAGTAGTGCAGCAGATAGCTTCATTTGAGAGAGTTTTCGTTGGTGATTATTGGAAGCTAGCTATCTAGCAGGGAAGTTGGGCAAAGGTGCAAGTAAGTATGAACTCAGTCAAACAAATAGAACGAGTGATAATAATGGCAGTTTAACAGCAAATGTTAGTGAAGTTACGTAGGTATTTATATATAGACTTATATATGTCTATCTATGTCTGTACAAATTGATAAGAAGCATAGAATGGTAAGCCAATATGGTAGCCAGACTACAGCAATCTcaaataattgaaaatggaggGGGGGCCAGAGAAAGGGGGGAAAGGAGGCTAAATACGTCCTCTTACAGAGTAAGCTAGGCACTGATCTAAATCGCACGTCAAGTCCCTCATGTGGATCTTTACCAATATAGCAACCATGGGCTTTGTGACACAAACCGAAACCGAAGCAAAATAATCAAGTCCCGATAATACAGGCCCTCCCCTAACGGAGTCCACGGCCCTGAAAGAACTAGCAGACCGCAAATTTCCTGATTGGGCAGCCTCCCAGATTTCTGCTTGCGAGATATAAAGCAAGGTCCAAAGTTCCCGACTCCGAATACGGTTACGTAAGACGCATCACAGTTAGGCATGCGAAAAATAGAACACTCTATTGTGTTTTAGGCTAGGTTAGTGCTTCTTATAATTTAGTGTGTTTTTGATGCGTCTTTAACGCATTAGCAGTGCATGGATGTGCAGAATAGTATATACTATTGTGTACTATACCTTGGAATAATGCGAAATCTTACACCGTACATCATAACTTACCACAAAATACACTAGAGGCTATGCATTATGCGCATCTCTGGTTGCCTTCATATATCCGAGAGCAAAGTTGCCCATGTACCAAGCACAAACACAGACAAGTACCAGCAACTTGTTCAGTCCACCCAGTCGGGACAATCCGCTCTCTATGGTCCGCCCCAAAACATGCACAGCAATCTCCAACACGGGGGGTTCCCTGTGGATATCATTCACACCCCCATGGTAGCACACCTCCCACTGGAGACACTCCTCCTTGAGTGCCGGAAGCTGTCCGTACTCCTCGCATCGGTTCACAATGTACTCTTGTAGGCATTGTTCCCTCATGAAAGAGTTACGAATCTCCATTTTCCGGTACTCCTCCATTATATCTTGCCGAATCTGGGTTAGCACAAGGTACGCGATCCATACGAGAAGGGAGTAATTAATACTCCGTTTGAGCAACTCAAACAATTCCACCTTCCCGAACCGCAtgctgttg carries:
- a CDS encoding uncharacterized protein (PKUD0C08770); the encoded protein is MNRIVDELEEKLRLQDRYYEPMDIDDDVDDDDIEMRDYDDSFDKSLLRRRVVNPVEDTVGDGEEEMHLEDEIDSESAMTSGRRMAGALALLQPENHGYLVGKSVSGRANREEDVGTPSKERSLQTLTQGLGDGRKIVIHNHFYNSNQHEEPWPTGDNININSMRFGKVELFELLKRSINYSLLVWIAYLVLIQIRQDIMEEYRKMEIRNSFMREQCLQEYIVNRCEEYGQLPALKEECLQWEVCYHGGVNDIHREPPVLEIAVHVLGRTIESGLSRLGGLNKLLVLVCVCAWYMGNFALGYMKATRDAHNA
- a CDS encoding uncharacterized protein (PKUD0C08780; similar to Saccharomyces cerevisiae YHR085W (IPI1); ancestral locus Anc_5.381) gives rise to the protein MASNRKKKEKKKDFVKPKLKVGKAAHNPANHTSTEFKAKRINITSSTKHLINHGDPTTEYLKKLSILRKVTANLNSRKEILAEFLDILKRDPFQETNKLPLDDLIKVIKALLFDQSKKIRHDARAILEELIRNHNNLIILNHDSIMLYVFSAMTHLKPTIRQDSILAINLIINGGEKLKNLTISNHWIRIWKNILVLMNWKKENKSYTDSNDFKDFNGMRFDQLSFISSLLKDGCFPREEYDGEGNSKKNREDTIQIHDLLNTYMIKPNMSMLYRNLKLFGNISVSSKNPKADELADTTLCEDVDDRVKSFYEGFYNSVSKGISDFTKVDDNKLVVISNKILNQLLEIEKLYKAISD
- a CDS encoding uncharacterized protein (PKUD0C08790; similar to Saccharomyces cerevisiae YHR040W (BCD1); ancestral locus Anc_5.303), encoding MHCEICKKIEHKYVCPRCKLRTCSLPCFKQHKIDKKCSGLSDISLGTRDTYIDKKQLDSNDVQRDYNFLLKVNRSLDLGKRRKSEMKILKTVGNRRNGNFSNNGINSKWVPTRGVKVKKVPLGMERGKLNKSGGKGNNWAWTIEWLLIDENKKVIDRYVKYKSGESSILRTIVPRAWICGGDEYTILFKDLESGVFEVVDKDAKLSEVLLNKLVIEFPTMYIFKGDSSIITREKVLDDDLSSGSSDSDASSDSSSDSSSDSDTPPEESSSKPLET
- a CDS encoding uncharacterized protein (PKUD0C08800; similar to Saccharomyces cerevisiae YBR087W (RFC5); ancestral locus Anc_3.326), producing the protein MSLWADKYRPKTLNKLTFHGETTNQLTKLADSDSNFPHLLVYGPSGSGKKTRIMAMLRKLYGTSSIDNLKVDVKTFTTTSNRKLEFNVISSPCHVEITPSDMGNNDRVVIQDLLKELGQVEALDFSGLFKITKKDARGGDNIKEELTTPQKKFKVVIINESEKLSRDAQAALRRTMEKFSSTIRLILVCDSTSNIIDPIKSRTLGIRIGLPNKDSIRDVFEEILINEVDAKRCFPDDLDDRCIVYDHIIEESEYNLRLGIMMLEAMYMNNDVVTINTPTIKPDWQLVIESLAKGVIKDRSVARLTTSRTILYELLSHAIPGKLLLEKLMFNFIKLVDDFSALKRINQVKLEIVEAAALFDERLTLGSKDIFHLEGFLTRVMVILETDVNTY
- a CDS encoding uncharacterized protein (PKUD0C08810; similar to Saccharomyces cerevisiae YBL038W (MRPL16); ancestral locus Anc_3.327); protein product: MFSSLTRIFSPLSQPFAFARVAQSSAKRFGHELAPRYKQVRKKQKGRVTVRTGGSIKGTTLEFGTYGMRLKSEGLRLTAAQLQAADNVLIRFVRKAQGTYWKRLCTNIAVCIKGNATRMGKGKGPFDHWAARVPTGKVVFEVDGMHRHAAKDALRRTCEKLPGIWEFIDKDTPAKSGFSRVEEPESVNYLEKAKENPSRKFANFLKSRSEEFSKFNGRK
- a CDS encoding uncharacterized protein (PKUD0C08820; similar to Saccharomyces cerevisiae YPR047W (MSF1); ancestral locus Anc_3.328), encoding MAVLMQSLREAFYVSRQLRVSTRLFTTSQYLLHGSPSTKVEDGKLTVLGTTYKTDEWTNATPRILSLVGRDLHMNPNHPIGILRSLIENRFQGLGYTMYGDLQPNVTVAENFDVLGFPKDHVGRSKSDTYYLNKDNLLRTHTSAHEHECFLTCQTPGYFICGDVYRRDEIDRTHYPVFHQMEGARVWKRDDFASQEELLAQIQKDIDAIPKTDLIVEDVGYDPVENPKQDFMSEIEVDLVSQHLKRTIELLVDAVFNEAKKAAKLAGSTEEYLNEPLRVRWVEAYFPWTAPSWEIEVWWKGEWLECCGCGDVRKLVLDNSNLDNSIAWAFGIGLDRIAMLLFGIPDIRLFWSLDKRFISQFKENQISIFKPYSKYPGSQRDISFWLPKTEDGNLVKLHENDLMEIVRENAGDLVESVKLTDEFVHPKTGKHSQTYRINYQSMDRNITNDEVNVMNDKTREELVEKFGVQLR
- a CDS encoding uncharacterized protein (PKUD0C08830), with translation MQLYGFDYTPFLKVAMSEPLVDTVDNGSVVTGHYELIEFDLNTVKIEDLAFERKFKLKATRDDKIHALLAWFDCSFPSDKPENVVTFSTGAHAPYTHWKQTVFYLDQVLDVKKGEEITGSLASRPNEFNNRELDIELRWNFPASGEEDSRRQSGKYNYFLR
- a CDS encoding uncharacterized protein (PKUD0C08840; similar to Saccharomyces cerevisiae YJL078C (PRY3); ancestral locus Anc_1.292), with the protein product MKLSAALLSSLAIALQAVYVDAASQKQCASPKTTTVYSTSAIPFPQHVTSQEKPSTTSTSASSTSSQDSTLTSSQITTKSTQENTSSASSEDPAASSTSVETTAPSTPTTLSTLTQGETTSTFSSSSATTSKLTPATTTAKPITTSSSTSSTSSSTSSSAAPTSSSLPATPPYESEPYTSFKSRYLEAHNYFRSLMQDTPALTWSDEIASLAQDSANNYQCNGILTHTGKTYKGEQLGENLAYGYSFEKAWAVRAWFNEIEYYNYNDPKFDESTGHFTQLVWSRTTEVGCGYKYCGEVYGDYIICNYYESGNWDDPDDLSYYYRLYVHEPINPATLKGFPIPN